In one window of Phoenix dactylifera cultivar Barhee BC4 unplaced genomic scaffold, palm_55x_up_171113_PBpolish2nd_filt_p 000352F, whole genome shotgun sequence DNA:
- the LOC103717401 gene encoding pentatricopeptide repeat-containing protein At4g22760, with the protein MLASQRRRRRRIIPSNGQHRRLTFSASTPRPSSATTGDASSWTRAIRSSVELGRFCHAVALYARMQRTGHRPDPFAASAALKACARLPSRPLATAIHAQLHKLGLRSHVYPETALANFYSKLDGPDAARRVFDEMPVKNVVSWNSILSSRIRAGELGAAQRVFDEMPVRDVVSWNSMVSGYAKAGDMDRAAALFHCMPEKDPASWNGMISGYINRGNMAMARELFDEMPVRSNVSWITMISGYTRSGDVESARELFDKMERRDLYVWNAMIACYAQNGCPREALQLFNRMRKPDVGVQPDEMTFSSVISACSQLGDLKFGLWVEEYMSSIGIELDDHLSTALIDLYSKCGGMDRAFVLFDGLKKRDIVSYSAMILGCGINGRSSDAISLFKEMLDAKITPNAVTFVGLLTAYSHAGLVEEGRRCFASMWTKHKIPPSADHYAVMVDLLGRSGRLEEAYQLIRKMPMRPHVGVWGALLLACRLHGNVELGELAARNCFELEPEASGYYVLLANVYAEAGKWDKAKRLRKMMVEKGLTKIPGFSLVQST; encoded by the coding sequence ATGCTCGCGTCCCAGcgacggaggagaagaagaataatCCCCTCCAACGGTCAGCACCGCCGTCTCACGTTCTCCGCCTCCACTCCCCGGCCTTCCTCTGCAACCACCGGCGACGCCTCCTCATGGACCCGCGCGATCCGGTCCTCGGTGGAGCTCGGCCGCTTCTGCCACGCCGTAGCCCTCTACGCCCGCATGCAGCGCACCGGCCACCGCCCCGACCCCTTTGCCGCCTCCGCAGCTCTCAAGGCCTGCGCCCGCCTCCCCTCCCGCCCCCTCGCCACCGCCATCCACGCCCAGCTGCACAAGCTCGGCCTCCGCTCCCACGTTTACCCCGAGACCGCCCTCGCCAACTTCTACTCTAAGCTCGACGGCCCCGACGCCGCCAGGAGGGTGTTCGACGAAATGCCCGTGAAGAATGTCGTCTCCTGGAACTCCATCCTCTCCTCCCGCATAAGAGCCGGAGAGTTGGGAGCCGCCCAGAGGGTCTTCGATGAGATGCCAGTGAGGGACGTGGTTTCCTGGAACTCGATGGTCTCCGGGTACGCCAAGGCTGGGGACATGGACCGCGCTGCTGCTCTTTTCCATTGCATGCCCGAGAAGGACCCTGCCTCTTGGAACGGGATGATAAGCGGGTATATAAATCGCGGGAATATGGCAATGGCGAGAGAACTGTTCGATGAAATGCCCGTGAGAAGCAATGTTTCCTGGATCACGATGATTTCTGGTTATACGCGGAGCGGGGATGTTGAATCTGCAAGGGAGCTATTTGACAAGATGGAAAGGAGGGATCTTTATGTGTGGAATGCGATGATCGCTTGTTATGCACAGAACGGATGCCCCAGAGAGGCGCTTCAGTTGTTCAACAGGATGCGGAAGCCTGATGTGGGCGTGCAGCCTGATGAGATGACCTTTTCTAGTGTCATATCGGCTTGCTCGCAGTTAGGGGACTTGAAATTTGGGTTGTGGGTTGAAGAATATATGTCTTCTATTGGGATCGAATTGGATGATCATTTGAGTACTGCTCTTATAGATTTGTACTCAAAGTGTGGAGGAATGGACAGGGCTTTTGTGCTTTTTGATGGGTTGAAAAAGAGAGATATAGTGTCTTATAGTGCAATGATCTTGGGATGTGGCATAAATGGGAGGTCTTCGGATGCAATTAGTTTGTTTAAAGAGATGTTGGATGCAAAAATAACACCAAATGCTGTAACCTTTGTTGGGCTTCTGACAGCATATAGTCATGCTGGTTTGGTGGAGGAAGGGCGCAGATGCTTTGCTTCAATGTGGACCAAGCATAAGATTCCACCCTCGGCCGATCACTATGCAGTTATGGTAGATCTTCTTGGTCGGAGTGGAAGGTTGGAAGAAGCATATCAGCTGATTAGGAAGATGCCGATGCGTCCCCATGTTGGTGTATGGGGAGCCTTGCTTCTTGCTTGCAGGTTGCATGGCAATGTAGAGCTTGGGGAGCTTGCTGCTCGGAATTGCTTTGAGTTGGAGCCTGAAGCAAGTGGGTATTATGTCCTCCTGGCTAACGTCTATGCTGAAGCTGGAAAATGGGACAAGGCGAAGAGActaaggaagatgatggtggaaAAGGGGTTAACTAAGATCCCAGGGTTTAGCTTGGTGCAATCCACATGA